A DNA window from Arachis duranensis cultivar V14167 chromosome 3, aradu.V14167.gnm2.J7QH, whole genome shotgun sequence contains the following coding sequences:
- the LOC107479791 gene encoding arabinogalactan protein 41, which translates to MASPRLSFGFGVLAMLATLIFALSFPASVHAQTPSPAPSPTSDGSSVDQGIAYVLMLLALALTYLIHSADLSTTL; encoded by the exons ATGGCGTCTCCCAGACTCTCATTCGGATTCGGAGTCCTGGCCATGCTCGCCACTCTCATTTTCGCCCTTTCCTTCCCAGCTTCCGTTCACGCCCAGACGCCATCCCCTGCTCCTTCCCCTACCAGCGACG GTTCGTCAGTAGATCAAGGGATAGCGTATGTGCTGATGTTGCTGGCTCTGGCTCTGACGTACCTCATCCACTCCGCTGATCTTTCCACCACCTTATGA